The following proteins come from a genomic window of Eleginops maclovinus isolate JMC-PN-2008 ecotype Puerto Natales chromosome 8, JC_Emac_rtc_rv5, whole genome shotgun sequence:
- the rfx3 gene encoding transcription factor RFX3 isoform X3, with protein MQTPEAGADSTSTVPLQTTVPVQPTGSTQQVPVQQQAQTVQQVQHVYPAQVQYVEENSGVYTNGNITYSYSEPQLYSQNSGGSYFDTQGSSSQVSTVVTSHGMTNNGGGGNGGMSMNLAGGQVISTSPGSYIMDNAGPHPPTQTARASPATIEMAIETLQKSEGLSSQRSSLLNSHLQWLLDNYETAEGVSLPRSTLYNHYLRHCQEQKLDPVNAASFGKLIRSIFMGLRTRRLGTRGNSKYHYYGIRVKPDSPLNRLQEDMQYMALRQQPVQQKQRFKPVQKFDGCSGENYPAGGQPQPGVEEQTVIAQSQHHQQFLDASRALPDFVELDVGQSNTEDISPEDVKALQSLYREHCEAILDVVVNLQFSLIEKLWQTFWRYSPPDSVEGATITENSSLSEIEARLPHSQLLELCRNEAVLKWMSTCDHLMYQALVEILIPDVLRPIPSALTQAIRNFAKSLEGWLNNAMNAIPQRMIQTKIAAVSAFAQTLRRYTSLNHLAQAARAVLQNTSQINQMLSDLNRVDFANVQEQASWVCQCEEGVVQHLEQDFKATLQQQSSLEQWAAWLENVVTQVLKPYEHRTSFPRAARQFLLKWSFYSSMVIRDLTLRSAASFGSFHLIRLLYDEYMFYLVEHRVAQATGETFMGVMGEFDSLNSLSLANLDKGDAFSCPDEMSGMDSDLEDDPEESGEPLAKREKSEHEVIQVIQVGALEDGSHPVVGVVQPGVLHSLPQPPQDHSEHILTPSAATPTIRHCSTTGNTYASV; from the exons ATGCAGACCCCTGAAGCAGGCGCTGACTCCACCTCCACCGTCCCTCTTCAGACCACCGTGCCTGTCCAGCCTACAGGCTCCACCCAGCAGGTGCCTGTCCAGCAACAG GCCCAGACTGTTCAACAGGTTCAGCATGTTTACCCAGCACAGGTGCAGTATGTGGAGGAAAACAGTGGTGTCTACACCAATGGCAACAT AACCTACTCGTACTCGGAGCCACAGCTGTACAGCCAGAACAGTGGAGGAAGCTACTTCGACACACAGGGAAGCTCATCACAAGTGTCCACTGTGGTGACATCTCATGGCATGACCAACAACGGAGGAGGGGGCAATGGAGGAATGAGCATGAATCTGGCGGGGGGTCAGGTAATCAGCACCAGTCCCGGCTCTTACATCATGGACAACGCTggaccccacccccccacccagaCAGCGCGAGCTTCACCCGCCACA ATTGAAATGGCGATTGAGACGCTCCAAAAATCTGAGGGTTTATCCAGTCAAAGAAGCTCGCTGCTCAACAGCCAT CTCCAGTGGCTGTTGGACAACTACGAGACAGCAGAGGGCGTAAGTCTACCACGCTCCACCCTCTACAATCATTACCTGCGCCACTGCCAGGAGCAGAAACTGGACCCTGTAAATGCAGCCTCTTTTGGCAAACTCATACGCTCCATCTTCATGGGACTCCGTACAAGGCGCCTTGGGACAAG AGGGAACTCCAAATATCATTACTATGGTATACGCGTGAAACCAGATTCGCCACTCAATAGACTCCAAGAAGACATGCAGTATATGGCCCTCAGACAGCAGCCAGTTCAGCAGAAACAGAG GTTCAAGCCGGTACAGAAGTTTGATGGCTGCTCCGGGGAGAACTACCCCGCTGGAGGCCAGCCGCAGCCCGGTGTAGAGGAGCAAACAGTCATCGCACAGAGTCAACACCACCAGCAGTTCTTAG ATGCATCGCGGGCGCTCCCTGACTTTGTAGAGCTGGACGTTGGACAGAGCAATACAGAGGACATCAGCCCAGAGGATGTGAAAGCTCTCCAGTCCCTTTACAGAGAGCACTGTGAG GCTATCCTGGATGTGGTCGTCAACCTCCAGTTCAGTCTAATTGAGAAGCTGTGGCAGACATTTTGGCGTTATTCTCCCCCTGACTCTGTAGAGGGGGCCACTATAACAGAAAACAG CAGCTTAAGTGAGATTGAAGCCCGGCTGCCCCATTCTCAGCTGTTGGAACTGTGCAGAAATGAGGCTGTACTCAAATGGATGAGCACCTGTGACCATCTGATGTACCAGGCCCTTGTGGAGATCCTCATTCCTGATGTCCTGAGACCCATTCcca GTGCCTTGACTCAAGCCATTCGCAACTTTGCCAAAAGCCTGGAAGGTTGGCTCAATAATGCCATGAATGCCATTCCACAGAGAATGATCCAGACCAAG ATTGCCGCTGTTAGTGCCTTTGCGCAAACACTGCGCAGATACACATCTCTGAACCACCTGGCTCAGGCGGCACGTGCTGTATTGCAAAACACATCCCAGATTAACCAGATGCTGAGTGATCTCAACCGTGTTGACTTTGCCAACGTACAG GAGCAGGCATCATGGGTGTGCCAGTGTGAGGAGGGGGTTGTTCAGCACTTGGAGCAGGACTTCAAGGCcaccctgcagcagcagagctctCTGGAGCAATGGGCGGCCTGGCTGGAAAATGTGGTCACTCAGGTGCTCAAGCCTTACGAGCACCGGACCAGCTTCCCCAGGGCGGCTCGGCAGTTCCTGCTCAAGTGGTCCTTCTACAg TTCTATGGTGATCCGGGACTTGACCCTGCGCAGTGCTGCCAGCTTCGGTTCCTTCCACCTGATTCGCCTGCTGTACGACGAGTACATGTTTTACCTGGTGGAGCATCGCGTGGCTCAAGCTACTGGAGAGACATTCATGGGTGTCATGGGGGAG TTTGACAGCCTCAACTCCCTGTCCCTGGCTAACCTTGATAAAG GTGATGCCTTCTCCTGTCCTGATGAAATGAGTGGGATGGACAGTGACTTGGAAGACGACCCGGAGGAGAGTGGGGAACCTCTGGCCAAGCGAGAGAAGTCGGAGCACGAGGTGATCCAGGTGATCCAGGTGGGGGCGCTGGAGGACGGGTCCCACCCTGTGGTGGGGGTGGTCCAGCCGGGCGTCCTCCACTCGCTGCCCCAGCCCCCGCAGGACCACAGCGAGCACATCCTCACCCCCTCTGCCGCTACTCCCACCATCCGCCACTGCAGCACCACGGGCAACACCTACGCCTCCGTCTGA
- the rfx3 gene encoding transcription factor RFX3 isoform X1 yields MQTPEAGADSTSTVPLQTTVPVQPTGSTQQVPVQQQAQTVQQVQHVYPAQVQYVEENSGVYTNGNIRTYSYSEPQLYSQNSGGSYFDTQGSSSQVSTVVTSHGMTNNGGGGNGGMSMNLAGGQVISTSPGSYIMDNAGPHPPTQTARASPATIEMAIETLQKSEGLSSQRSSLLNSHLQWLLDNYETAEGVSLPRSTLYNHYLRHCQEQKLDPVNAASFGKLIRSIFMGLRTRRLGTRGNSKYHYYGIRVKPDSPLNRLQEDMQYMALRQQPVQQKQRFKPVQKFDGCSGENYPAGGQPQPGVEEQTVIAQSQHHQQFLDASRALPDFVELDVGQSNTEDISPEDVKALQSLYREHCEAILDVVVNLQFSLIEKLWQTFWRYSPPDSVEGATITENSSLSEIEARLPHSQLLELCRNEAVLKWMSTCDHLMYQALVEILIPDVLRPIPSALTQAIRNFAKSLEGWLNNAMNAIPQRMIQTKIAAVSAFAQTLRRYTSLNHLAQAARAVLQNTSQINQMLSDLNRVDFANVQEQASWVCQCEEGVVQHLEQDFKATLQQQSSLEQWAAWLENVVTQVLKPYEHRTSFPRAARQFLLKWSFYSSMVIRDLTLRSAASFGSFHLIRLLYDEYMFYLVEHRVAQATGETFMGVMGEFDSLNSLSLANLDKGDAFSCPDEMSGMDSDLEDDPEESGEPLAKREKSEHEVIQVIQVGALEDGSHPVVGVVQPGVLHSLPQPPQDHSEHILTPSAATPTIRHCSTTGNTYASV; encoded by the exons ATGCAGACCCCTGAAGCAGGCGCTGACTCCACCTCCACCGTCCCTCTTCAGACCACCGTGCCTGTCCAGCCTACAGGCTCCACCCAGCAGGTGCCTGTCCAGCAACAG GCCCAGACTGTTCAACAGGTTCAGCATGTTTACCCAGCACAGGTGCAGTATGTGGAGGAAAACAGTGGTGTCTACACCAATGGCAACAT AAGAACCTACTCGTACTCGGAGCCACAGCTGTACAGCCAGAACAGTGGAGGAAGCTACTTCGACACACAGGGAAGCTCATCACAAGTGTCCACTGTGGTGACATCTCATGGCATGACCAACAACGGAGGAGGGGGCAATGGAGGAATGAGCATGAATCTGGCGGGGGGTCAGGTAATCAGCACCAGTCCCGGCTCTTACATCATGGACAACGCTggaccccacccccccacccagaCAGCGCGAGCTTCACCCGCCACA ATTGAAATGGCGATTGAGACGCTCCAAAAATCTGAGGGTTTATCCAGTCAAAGAAGCTCGCTGCTCAACAGCCAT CTCCAGTGGCTGTTGGACAACTACGAGACAGCAGAGGGCGTAAGTCTACCACGCTCCACCCTCTACAATCATTACCTGCGCCACTGCCAGGAGCAGAAACTGGACCCTGTAAATGCAGCCTCTTTTGGCAAACTCATACGCTCCATCTTCATGGGACTCCGTACAAGGCGCCTTGGGACAAG AGGGAACTCCAAATATCATTACTATGGTATACGCGTGAAACCAGATTCGCCACTCAATAGACTCCAAGAAGACATGCAGTATATGGCCCTCAGACAGCAGCCAGTTCAGCAGAAACAGAG GTTCAAGCCGGTACAGAAGTTTGATGGCTGCTCCGGGGAGAACTACCCCGCTGGAGGCCAGCCGCAGCCCGGTGTAGAGGAGCAAACAGTCATCGCACAGAGTCAACACCACCAGCAGTTCTTAG ATGCATCGCGGGCGCTCCCTGACTTTGTAGAGCTGGACGTTGGACAGAGCAATACAGAGGACATCAGCCCAGAGGATGTGAAAGCTCTCCAGTCCCTTTACAGAGAGCACTGTGAG GCTATCCTGGATGTGGTCGTCAACCTCCAGTTCAGTCTAATTGAGAAGCTGTGGCAGACATTTTGGCGTTATTCTCCCCCTGACTCTGTAGAGGGGGCCACTATAACAGAAAACAG CAGCTTAAGTGAGATTGAAGCCCGGCTGCCCCATTCTCAGCTGTTGGAACTGTGCAGAAATGAGGCTGTACTCAAATGGATGAGCACCTGTGACCATCTGATGTACCAGGCCCTTGTGGAGATCCTCATTCCTGATGTCCTGAGACCCATTCcca GTGCCTTGACTCAAGCCATTCGCAACTTTGCCAAAAGCCTGGAAGGTTGGCTCAATAATGCCATGAATGCCATTCCACAGAGAATGATCCAGACCAAG ATTGCCGCTGTTAGTGCCTTTGCGCAAACACTGCGCAGATACACATCTCTGAACCACCTGGCTCAGGCGGCACGTGCTGTATTGCAAAACACATCCCAGATTAACCAGATGCTGAGTGATCTCAACCGTGTTGACTTTGCCAACGTACAG GAGCAGGCATCATGGGTGTGCCAGTGTGAGGAGGGGGTTGTTCAGCACTTGGAGCAGGACTTCAAGGCcaccctgcagcagcagagctctCTGGAGCAATGGGCGGCCTGGCTGGAAAATGTGGTCACTCAGGTGCTCAAGCCTTACGAGCACCGGACCAGCTTCCCCAGGGCGGCTCGGCAGTTCCTGCTCAAGTGGTCCTTCTACAg TTCTATGGTGATCCGGGACTTGACCCTGCGCAGTGCTGCCAGCTTCGGTTCCTTCCACCTGATTCGCCTGCTGTACGACGAGTACATGTTTTACCTGGTGGAGCATCGCGTGGCTCAAGCTACTGGAGAGACATTCATGGGTGTCATGGGGGAG TTTGACAGCCTCAACTCCCTGTCCCTGGCTAACCTTGATAAAG GTGATGCCTTCTCCTGTCCTGATGAAATGAGTGGGATGGACAGTGACTTGGAAGACGACCCGGAGGAGAGTGGGGAACCTCTGGCCAAGCGAGAGAAGTCGGAGCACGAGGTGATCCAGGTGATCCAGGTGGGGGCGCTGGAGGACGGGTCCCACCCTGTGGTGGGGGTGGTCCAGCCGGGCGTCCTCCACTCGCTGCCCCAGCCCCCGCAGGACCACAGCGAGCACATCCTCACCCCCTCTGCCGCTACTCCCACCATCCGCCACTGCAGCACCACGGGCAACACCTACGCCTCCGTCTGA
- the rfx3 gene encoding transcription factor RFX3 isoform X2, which yields MQTPEAGADSTSTVPLQTTVPVQPTGSTQQVPVQQQAQTVQQVQHVYPAQVQYVEENSGVYTNGNIRTYSYSEPQLYSQNSGGSYFDTQGSSSQVSTVVTSHGMTNNGGGGNGGMSMNLAGGQVISTSPGSYIMDNAGPHPPTQTARASPATIEMAIETLQKSEGLSSQRSSLLNSHLQWLLDNYETAEGVSLPRSTLYNHYLRHCQEQKLDPVNAASFGKLIRSIFMGLRTRRLGTRGNSKYHYYGIRVKPDSPLNRLQEDMQYMALRQQPVQQKQRFKPVQKFDGCSGENYPAGGQPQPGVEEQTVIAQSQHHQQFLDASRALPDFVELDVGQSNTEDISPEDVKALQSLYREHCEAILDVVVNLQFSLIEKLWQTFWRYSPPDSVEGATITENSLSEIEARLPHSQLLELCRNEAVLKWMSTCDHLMYQALVEILIPDVLRPIPSALTQAIRNFAKSLEGWLNNAMNAIPQRMIQTKIAAVSAFAQTLRRYTSLNHLAQAARAVLQNTSQINQMLSDLNRVDFANVQEQASWVCQCEEGVVQHLEQDFKATLQQQSSLEQWAAWLENVVTQVLKPYEHRTSFPRAARQFLLKWSFYSSMVIRDLTLRSAASFGSFHLIRLLYDEYMFYLVEHRVAQATGETFMGVMGEFDSLNSLSLANLDKGDAFSCPDEMSGMDSDLEDDPEESGEPLAKREKSEHEVIQVIQVGALEDGSHPVVGVVQPGVLHSLPQPPQDHSEHILTPSAATPTIRHCSTTGNTYASV from the exons ATGCAGACCCCTGAAGCAGGCGCTGACTCCACCTCCACCGTCCCTCTTCAGACCACCGTGCCTGTCCAGCCTACAGGCTCCACCCAGCAGGTGCCTGTCCAGCAACAG GCCCAGACTGTTCAACAGGTTCAGCATGTTTACCCAGCACAGGTGCAGTATGTGGAGGAAAACAGTGGTGTCTACACCAATGGCAACAT AAGAACCTACTCGTACTCGGAGCCACAGCTGTACAGCCAGAACAGTGGAGGAAGCTACTTCGACACACAGGGAAGCTCATCACAAGTGTCCACTGTGGTGACATCTCATGGCATGACCAACAACGGAGGAGGGGGCAATGGAGGAATGAGCATGAATCTGGCGGGGGGTCAGGTAATCAGCACCAGTCCCGGCTCTTACATCATGGACAACGCTggaccccacccccccacccagaCAGCGCGAGCTTCACCCGCCACA ATTGAAATGGCGATTGAGACGCTCCAAAAATCTGAGGGTTTATCCAGTCAAAGAAGCTCGCTGCTCAACAGCCAT CTCCAGTGGCTGTTGGACAACTACGAGACAGCAGAGGGCGTAAGTCTACCACGCTCCACCCTCTACAATCATTACCTGCGCCACTGCCAGGAGCAGAAACTGGACCCTGTAAATGCAGCCTCTTTTGGCAAACTCATACGCTCCATCTTCATGGGACTCCGTACAAGGCGCCTTGGGACAAG AGGGAACTCCAAATATCATTACTATGGTATACGCGTGAAACCAGATTCGCCACTCAATAGACTCCAAGAAGACATGCAGTATATGGCCCTCAGACAGCAGCCAGTTCAGCAGAAACAGAG GTTCAAGCCGGTACAGAAGTTTGATGGCTGCTCCGGGGAGAACTACCCCGCTGGAGGCCAGCCGCAGCCCGGTGTAGAGGAGCAAACAGTCATCGCACAGAGTCAACACCACCAGCAGTTCTTAG ATGCATCGCGGGCGCTCCCTGACTTTGTAGAGCTGGACGTTGGACAGAGCAATACAGAGGACATCAGCCCAGAGGATGTGAAAGCTCTCCAGTCCCTTTACAGAGAGCACTGTGAG GCTATCCTGGATGTGGTCGTCAACCTCCAGTTCAGTCTAATTGAGAAGCTGTGGCAGACATTTTGGCGTTATTCTCCCCCTGACTCTGTAGAGGGGGCCACTATAACAGAAAACAG CTTAAGTGAGATTGAAGCCCGGCTGCCCCATTCTCAGCTGTTGGAACTGTGCAGAAATGAGGCTGTACTCAAATGGATGAGCACCTGTGACCATCTGATGTACCAGGCCCTTGTGGAGATCCTCATTCCTGATGTCCTGAGACCCATTCcca GTGCCTTGACTCAAGCCATTCGCAACTTTGCCAAAAGCCTGGAAGGTTGGCTCAATAATGCCATGAATGCCATTCCACAGAGAATGATCCAGACCAAG ATTGCCGCTGTTAGTGCCTTTGCGCAAACACTGCGCAGATACACATCTCTGAACCACCTGGCTCAGGCGGCACGTGCTGTATTGCAAAACACATCCCAGATTAACCAGATGCTGAGTGATCTCAACCGTGTTGACTTTGCCAACGTACAG GAGCAGGCATCATGGGTGTGCCAGTGTGAGGAGGGGGTTGTTCAGCACTTGGAGCAGGACTTCAAGGCcaccctgcagcagcagagctctCTGGAGCAATGGGCGGCCTGGCTGGAAAATGTGGTCACTCAGGTGCTCAAGCCTTACGAGCACCGGACCAGCTTCCCCAGGGCGGCTCGGCAGTTCCTGCTCAAGTGGTCCTTCTACAg TTCTATGGTGATCCGGGACTTGACCCTGCGCAGTGCTGCCAGCTTCGGTTCCTTCCACCTGATTCGCCTGCTGTACGACGAGTACATGTTTTACCTGGTGGAGCATCGCGTGGCTCAAGCTACTGGAGAGACATTCATGGGTGTCATGGGGGAG TTTGACAGCCTCAACTCCCTGTCCCTGGCTAACCTTGATAAAG GTGATGCCTTCTCCTGTCCTGATGAAATGAGTGGGATGGACAGTGACTTGGAAGACGACCCGGAGGAGAGTGGGGAACCTCTGGCCAAGCGAGAGAAGTCGGAGCACGAGGTGATCCAGGTGATCCAGGTGGGGGCGCTGGAGGACGGGTCCCACCCTGTGGTGGGGGTGGTCCAGCCGGGCGTCCTCCACTCGCTGCCCCAGCCCCCGCAGGACCACAGCGAGCACATCCTCACCCCCTCTGCCGCTACTCCCACCATCCGCCACTGCAGCACCACGGGCAACACCTACGCCTCCGTCTGA
- the LOC134867952 gene encoding bone morphogenetic protein 10-like: MTVLVLSNFGFIHSSNVFLLMLTGLSMSSPIRSPENNHRISVRMGDNPLLDAQVLLSQFLSTMNLTELRPQPRPLPARREPPEYMLDLYNRFANDRTAVPSANIVRSFKNEDSSPYSITTRGVRIHPLLFNISMHHHEHITIAELRLFTLFQNAQRPNAGIDCKVTIYKIHEGIVWTKEVGREGRRSEKEEVVEMNDFEELVTKHIHAKDKSWVSFDLTHTVSLWRKSGSATHRLEVHTACLGTEEEGVTQEVTEQDERLVEVDIDRSLEGKHNAVMIVFSDDQDGDRKQDKQELKQMIEHENDLPDNADRSQPAFWGHGNHNAGHAIQDDMDRQSLVQLQSNLIFDTPPRIRRNVKSEPCKRTPLFVDFKDIGWDTWIIQPVGYEAYECNGVCNPPMTSEVSPTKHAIVQTLLSVKSPERVSRACCVPTRLEPISLLYHDNGVITFNHKYEGMVVAECGCR, encoded by the exons ATGACTGTTTTGGTCCTCTCCAACTTTGGATTTATCCACTCTTCGAATGTCTTTCTCCTGATGTTGACTGGTTTGAGCATGAGCAGTCCTATCAGGTCTCCTGAGAACAATCACAGGATATCAGTCAGGATGGGTGATAATCCGCTACTTGATGCACAGGTCCTTCTGAGTCAGTTTCTTTCCACGATGAACCTGACCGAGCTGAGGCCCCAACCAAGGCCTCTGCCTGCCCGCAGGGAGCCTCCGGAGTACATGCTGGATCTGTACAACCGCTTTGCCAACGACCGCACGGCTGTTCCCTCAGCCAACATTGTGCGCAGTTTCAAGAATGAAG attCCTCCCCCTACAGTATAACAACAAGGGGGGTACGAATACATCCCCTGCTGTTCAACATCTCAATGCACCACCATGAGCACATAACCATAGCTGAGCTCCGCCTTTTCACTCTGTTCCAGAATGCCCAAAGACCAAATGCTGGCATTGACTGCAAGGTGaccatttacaaaatacacgAGGGCATTGTTTGGACAAAAGAGGTGGGGAGAGAAGGGAGAAGGAGTGAAAAAGAAGAGGTGGTGGAGATGAACGATTTTGAGGAACTGGTGACAAAGCATATTCATGCCAAAGATAAGAGCTGGGTGTCGTTTGACCTGACTCATACAGTGTCACTCTGGAGGAAGTCGGGGTCTGCTACTCACAGACTGGAGGTACATACTGCTTGTCTTGGGACAGAAGAGGAAGGGGTCACTCAAGAGGTAACGGAGCAGGACGAGAGATTGGTTGAGGTGGATATCGACAGGAGTTTGGAGGGGAAACACAATGCAGTAATGATTGTGTTCTCAGATGATCAAGATGGAGATCGCAAGCAGGATAAACAAGAGCTCAAACAGATGATCGAACATGAGAATGACCTTCCTGATAATGCAGACCGAAGCCAACCAGCTTTCTGGGGGCACGGTAACCACAATGCCGGCCACGCTATTCAGGATGATATGGACAGACAGTCTCTCGTACAGCTGCAGTCCAACCTTATCTTTGACACACCTCCCCGAATCCGTCGCAATGTTAAGAGCGAGCCATGCAAGAGGACCCCACTCTTTGTGGATTTTAAAGACATTGGCTGGGATACGTGGATCATCCAGCCTGTGGGCTATGAGGCGTATGAGTGCAACGGTGTGTGCAACCCCCCTATGACCTCTGAGGTCTCGCCTACCAAACATGCCATAGTGCAGACACTGCTGAGTGTTAAGAGTCCAGAGAGGGTATCGCGTGCCTGCTGTGTACCCACTAGGTTGGAGCCAATTTCACTCCTTTATCACGATAACGGAGTGATCACGTTCAACCACAAGTATGAGGGAATGGTGGTGGCAGAGTGTGGCTGTAGATAG
- the smad4a gene encoding mothers against decapentaplegic homolog 4a has protein sequence MSITNTPTSNDACLSIVHSLMCHRQGGESESFAKRAIESLVKKLKEKKDELDSLITAITTNGAHPSKCVTIQRTLDGRLQVAGRKGFPHVVYARLWRWPDLHKNELKHVKYCQYAFDLKCDNVCVNPYHYERVVSPGIDLSGLTLSGSLTVKDEYDFEQSSSESHLQPLSRPCPQEIFSSPSLLPPSEGGSSASISAFSTLSAGPSNSTPNWNRNSSFAPAGPPHQNGHLQHHPPMPHTGHYWPVSNEIAFQPPISNHPSPEYWCSIAYFEMDVQVGETFKVQSTCPIVTVDGYVDPSGGDRFCLGQLSNVHRTENIERARLHIGKGMQLECKGEGDVWVRCLSDHAVFVQSYYLDREAGRAPGDAVHKIYPSAHIKVFDLRQCHRQMQQQAATAQAAAAAQAAAVTGNIPGPGSVGGIAPAISLSAAAGIGVDDLRRLCILRMSFVKGWGPDYPRQSIKETPCWIEIHLHRALQLLDEVLHTMPIADPQPLD, from the exons ATGTCAATCACAAACACTCCCACAAGCAATGATGCCTGTCTGAGTATTGTGCATAGCCTGATGTGCCACCGACAAGGAGGGGAGAGTGAGAGCTTTGCTAAGCGAGCTATTGAGAGTCTTGTCAAGAAgctaaaggaaaagaaagatgaGCTGGATTCCCTCATCACAGCCATCACCACCAATGGAGCTCATCCTAGCAAGTGTGTGACCATTCAGAGAACTTTGGATGGACGCTTACAG GTGGCAGGGCGCAAAGGTTTTCCCCATGTTGTCTATGCCCGACTCTGGCGATGGCCTGATCTACACAAGAATGAactaaaacatgtcaaatattgCCAGTATGCCTTTGACTTGAAATGTGACAATGTTTGTGTCAACCCGTACCACTACGAGAGGGTCGTATCTCCAGGCATCG ATTTATCAGGGCTGACCCTTTCAG GTTCACTGACGGTAAAGGATGAGTATGACTTTGAGCAATCAAGCTCTGAAAGCCACCTCCAGCCCCTTTCGAGACCCTGTCCACAGGAGATCTTCAGCAGCCCCTCTCTGCTCCCCCCATCGGAGGGCGGCAGCTCAGCTTCAATCTCTGCTTTCTCCACGCTCAGTGCAGGACCCTCAA attcCACCCCCAATTGGAACAGAAACAGCAGCTTCGCCCCAGCAGGGCCTCCGCATCAGAACGGGCATCTACAGCATCACCCACCCATGCCTCACACAGGGCATTACT GGCCTGTGTCCAATGAAATTGCATTCCAGCCCCCAATATCCAATCACCCCT CTCCAGAATACTGGTGCTCCATTGCGTACTTTGAGATGGATGTCCAAGTTGGAGAGACATTCAAGGTGCAATCCACATGTCCGATAGTGACTGTGGACGGCTACGTTGATCCGTCAGGGGGGGACCGCTTCTGCCTGGGCCAGCTGAGCAATGTCCACAGGACGGAGAACATAGAGAGAGCCAG GCTCCACATCGGTAAAGGCATGCAGCTGGAGTGCAAAGGTGAAGGAGACGTGTGGGTGCGCTGTCTGAGTGACCACGCGGTGTTTGTGCAGAGCTATTACCTGGATCGAGAGGCGGGAAGGGCCCCCGGGGACGCAGTTCACAAGATCTACCCCAGCGCCCACATCAAG gTGTTTGATCTGCGTCAGTGCCACAGgcagatgcagcagcaggcGGCGACGGCTCAGGCAGCGGCTGCAGCGCAGGCTGCCGCCGTGACCGGGAACATCCCCGGCCCGGGCTCTGTGGGAGGCATCGCCCCCGCCATCA gtctgtctgctgcagctggtATCGGGGTGGACGACCTGCGCAGGCTGTGCATTCTGCGCATGAGCTTCGTGAAGGGCTGGGGGCCCGACTACCCACGACAAAGCATCAAAGAGACTCCCTGCTGGATTGAGATCCATTTGCATCgagctctgcagctgctggacgAAGTTCTGCACACCATGCCCATAGCTGACCCCCAGCCCCTTGACTGA